The DNA segment GGTGCTCACGTTGAAGGAGCCCGTAGGCGTGGCGGGGCTCATCACGCCGTGGAACTTCCCCCTGCTGATGCCCTCGTGGAAGGTGGCGCCCGCCCTGGCCGCGGGCTGCTCAGGCATCCTGAAGCCCGCCCCCGAGACGCCCCTGGCGGCCCTGGCCCTGGCGGAGATCACGGCCGAAGCCGGGGTGCCCGAGGGCGTCCTCAGCGTGCTCACGGGGGGCGACGAAGCCGGCGCCGCCCTGGTGGCCCACCCCGCCGTGGAGAAGATCGCCTTCACGGGCGAGACGGCCACCGGCAGCCGCATCCTCACCGCCGCCGCGCCCCAGATCAAGCGGGTGACCCTGGAGCTGGGCGGCAAGTCGCCCAACATCGTCTTCGACGACGTGGACCTGGACGAGGCGGTCTCGGGCGCGCTCTTCGGCCTCTACCTCAACGCGGGCCAGGTCTGCCAGGCCGGCAGCCGCATCCTGGTGCAGGAGAGCGTCTACGACACCTTCGTCGAGCGGCTCCGGGAGCGGGTGGAGGGCCTGCGGGTGGGCCCCGGCCCGGACCCCACCACCGACGTAGGCCCCGTGGTGAGCGGCCGCCAGCTCGAGCGGGTGCTGGGCTACGTGGAGGCCGGCCGCGCCGAGGGCGCCCGGCTGGTGACGGGCGGGCGCCGTCTGGAGGCACTGGGGCCGGGCTTCTTCCTGGAGCCGGCCGTCTTCGCCGGGGTCGCACCGGGCATGCGCATCGCCCAGGAGGAGATCTTCGGGCCCGTCTCGGCCGTCCTCCCCTTCAAGGACGAGGAGGAGGCGGTGGCCGTGGCCAACCAGACCCTGTACGGGCTCGCGGCCGGCGTCTGGACCCGGGACGTGAAACGGGCCCTCCGGGTGGTACGGGGCGTGAAGGCCGGCACCGTCTGGCTCAACACCTACCAGGTCCTCTCCCCCACCGCGCCCTTCGGCGGCTACAAGCGGAGCGGCCTGGGCCGGGATCTGGGCCCCGACGCCCTGGAGCCCTATCTTGAGACCAAGACGGTCGTCGTGGACCTGAACGACCAGGCGCTGT comes from the Limnochorda pilosa genome and includes:
- a CDS encoding aldehyde dehydrogenase family protein: MERHERQLFVNGAWVAPASGRYLEDVDPATGQVFAEAADAGPEDVERAVAAAAASMAERRWLGMDPLERSRVLHRIAEGIRQRQEDLAALISQENGMPITFAQWLEIPMAADVFDYFAGLVAQVRGHTLPFSLPGPQGDYLVLTLKEPVGVAGLITPWNFPLLMPSWKVAPALAAGCSGILKPAPETPLAALALAEITAEAGVPEGVLSVLTGGDEAGAALVAHPAVEKIAFTGETATGSRILTAAAPQIKRVTLELGGKSPNIVFDDVDLDEAVSGALFGLYLNAGQVCQAGSRILVQESVYDTFVERLRERVEGLRVGPGPDPTTDVGPVVSGRQLERVLGYVEAGRAEGARLVTGGRRLEALGPGFFLEPAVFAGVAPGMRIAQEEIFGPVSAVLPFKDEEEAVAVANQTLYGLAAGVWTRDVKRALRVVRGVKAGTVWLNTYQVLSPTAPFGGYKRSGLGRDLGPDALEPYLETKTVVVDLNDQALSFF